One Panthera leo isolate Ple1 chromosome B1, P.leo_Ple1_pat1.1, whole genome shotgun sequence DNA window includes the following coding sequences:
- the NKX1-1 gene encoding NK1 transcription factor-related protein 1 — MSASGPAAPGDGPAPPPPPPGPGPGPAPPAATAAATARDAMDGRAELPAFARAGPPPLAASDTVPAAPEGAGAARPGLPPRPTSFSVLDILDPNKFNSRRRRCVLLGPAACAPCAPAPSAPAPSAPGRPPRSEDLERRALAAAGGAGAATGAEPPHAGDPYKADEAEASGYSSGGGGRSPSADSGDEAPDDDDDDDDGAPEAGTARGAEEARGGGGGGGLAARGSGCPGAAEAEAPPGAVDEAAAPGPRGTSPGAPGPPGVAAAAAAAAGGAGTTPQGAAAAKPKRKRTGSDSKSGKPRRARTAFTYEQLVALENKFKATRYLSVCERLNLALSLSLTETQVKIWFQNRRTKWKKQNPGADTSAPTGGGGAAGPGAGPGAGLPGGLSPLSPSPPMGAPLAMHGPAGYPAHGPGGLVCAAQLPFLSSPAVLSPFVLGSQTYGAPAFYAPHL, encoded by the exons ATGAGCGCGAGCGGCCCGGCGGCTCCCGGGGACGgcccggcgccgccgccgccgccgcccgggcccGGCCCGGGGCCCGCACcgcccgccgccaccgccgccgccaccgcccggGACGCCATGGACGGGCGCGCCGAGCTGCCCGCCTTCGCCCGCGCGGGACCCCCGCCGCTCGCCGCCAGCGACACGGTGCCCGCGGCGCCCGAAGGGGCTGGGGCGGCCCGGCCCGGCCTGCCGCCGCGCCCCACGTCCTTCTCGGTGCTGGACATTCTGGACCCCAACAAGTTCAACAGCAGGAGACGCCGCTGTGTGCTTCTGGGCCCCGCCGCGTGCGCCCCGTGCGCCCCGGCCCCCTCCGCCCCGGCCCCCTCCGCCCCGGGGCGCCCGCCGCGCTCAGAGGACCTGGAGCGCCGCGCCCTCGCCGCCGCCGGAGGAGCTGGGGCCGCCACCGGAGCTGAGCCGCCGC ACGCCGGCGACCCCTACAAGGCGGACGAGGCCGAGGCCAGCGGCtacagcagcggcggcggcggccgcagcCCGAGCGCGGACAGCGGGGACGAGGCGcccgacgacgacgacgacgacgacgacgggGCGCCCGAGGCCGGGACTGCGCGCGGCGCGGAGGAGGcgcggggaggcggcggcggcggcggcctcgCGGCCCGCGGGTCGGGCTGCCCGGGCGCGGCCGAGGCCGAGGCGCCCCCCGGCGCGGTGGACGAGGCTgcagcccccggcccccgcgGGACCTCGCCCGGAGCCCCGGGCCCGCCGGGggtcgcggcggcggcggcggcggcggcggggggcgcggggaCGACCCCGCAGGGCGCGGCCGCGGCCAAGCCCAAGCGGAAGCGCACGGGCTCGGACTCCAAGTCCGGGAAGCCGCGGCGCGCGCGCACCGCCTTCACCTACGAGCAGCTCGTGGCTCTGGAGAACAAATTCAAGGCGACGCGCTACCTGTCGGTGTGCGAGCGCCTCAACCTGGCGCTGTCGCTGAGCCTCACCGAGACGCAGGTGAAGATCTGGTTCCAGAACCGCCGCACCAAGTGGAAGAAGCAGAACCCCGGCGCCGACACGAGCGCGCCGaccggcggcggcggggccgcggggccgggcGCGGGGCCGGGCGCGGGGCTGCCGGGCGGCCTCAGCCCGCTCAGCCCGTCGCCGCCCATGGGCGCGCCGCTCGCCATGCACGGCCCGGCCGGGTACCCGGCGCACGGCCCCGGCGGCCTGGTGTGCGCCGCGCAGCTGCCCTTCCTGTCGAGCCCGGCGGTGCTGTCGCCCTTCGTGCTGGGCTCGCAGACCTACGGCGCGCCCGCCTTCTACGCGCCGCACCTGTGA